A stretch of Tepidibacillus fermentans DNA encodes these proteins:
- the cobD gene encoding threonine-phosphate decarboxylase CobD, which produces MKEWIQEHIRLLSKREHGSKSWAELDFSINTNPLGPPASVMDFFHKSDQSWIHKYPVEQAYSLKEQIAKKLKVNQEQVVIGNGAAELFFLLPRVLRVNRGVIVHPTFSEYEASLQAANVPIKRIFYEIDGDRFIFPLERLKAILSKGDLLYICRPNNPTGQMVSLEEMVEVIRFVKDRQALLVVDESFIEFTNEPLGLIELFHEKASLILVRSLTKFYSIPGIRLGYAIGPSWLIHSMEMVRDPWTVNALAQQMGILLLDDISFIEETRTWVQQEREWFYQEMKQMDEYHIYPTSANFYLVRTTFSARVLEQALKKKRIAIRLAHSFPGLDDHFIRLAIKTREENLELLKELKQFVLSSS; this is translated from the coding sequence GTGAAAGAATGGATACAGGAACATATCCGTTTATTGAGTAAAAGGGAACATGGGAGTAAGTCTTGGGCAGAATTGGATTTTAGTATCAATACCAATCCGTTAGGGCCACCAGCTTCCGTTATGGATTTCTTTCACAAATCAGATCAATCATGGATTCATAAATACCCAGTAGAACAAGCGTATTCTCTTAAGGAACAAATCGCGAAAAAGTTAAAAGTGAATCAAGAACAAGTCGTGATTGGAAATGGAGCAGCGGAACTTTTCTTTCTCTTACCAAGAGTTCTTCGTGTCAACCGAGGAGTCATTGTTCATCCTACTTTTTCCGAATATGAAGCATCGTTACAAGCGGCAAATGTTCCAATAAAACGGATCTTTTATGAGATAGATGGGGATCGGTTTATATTTCCCCTTGAAAGATTAAAAGCGATTCTATCTAAAGGGGATTTACTGTACATTTGTCGTCCGAATAACCCAACAGGCCAAATGGTTTCTTTAGAGGAAATGGTAGAAGTCATTCGCTTCGTTAAAGATAGGCAGGCCCTTTTAGTCGTCGATGAGTCGTTTATTGAGTTTACAAATGAGCCATTAGGACTGATTGAGCTTTTTCACGAAAAAGCTTCCCTTATCTTAGTACGGTCTTTGACAAAATTTTACTCCATTCCTGGAATTCGCTTAGGGTATGCAATAGGGCCTTCGTGGTTGATTCATTCTATGGAGATGGTTAGAGACCCTTGGACGGTTAATGCTTTGGCACAACAGATGGGTATTCTTTTACTTGATGACATTTCATTTATCGAAGAAACCCGAACATGGGTTCAACAGGAAAGAGAATGGTTTTATCAAGAAATGAAACAAATGGATGAGTATCATATTTATCCAACTTCTGCAAATTTCTATTTGGTACGTACTACCTTTTCTGCACGTGTACTTGAACAAGCGTTGAAGAAAAAAAGAATCGCTATTCGTTTGGCTCATTCTTTTCCAGGACTAGATGATCATTTTATTCGTCTGGCCATCAAAACACGGGAAGAAAACCTTGAGCTTTTAAAGGAGTTGAAACAGTTTGTCCTATCCTCAAGCTAA
- a CDS encoding histidine phosphatase family protein, giving the protein MDFYLLRHGRTKWNEKGILLGNSDPSLSDHNDVEIRKWVPFLQQHRVDMMVHSGMKRTIETMQIIRKQLNTNIPIMQDERLKELNFGDWELKDYDWLYQNQQELFIKWLHDPEQNSPPNGETLHQLKTRIVSFLDEWVGKNLGQSMLVITHGGPIRALYSMIHHTSFYDLNVRPGALFYLNWLNKEMREVDEGEIEDG; this is encoded by the coding sequence ATGGACTTTTATTTACTCCGACATGGACGGACAAAATGGAATGAAAAAGGAATATTGCTTGGAAACAGTGATCCGTCGTTGTCAGATCATAACGATGTTGAGATCCGAAAATGGGTTCCTTTCTTGCAACAACACCGGGTTGATATGATGGTGCATAGTGGAATGAAAAGGACAATAGAGACGATGCAGATCATTCGTAAACAACTGAATACGAATATTCCTATTATGCAGGATGAGCGGCTGAAAGAACTGAATTTTGGCGATTGGGAATTAAAAGATTATGATTGGTTGTATCAAAATCAACAAGAGTTGTTTATTAAATGGCTTCATGATCCTGAGCAAAATTCACCGCCAAACGGAGAAACCTTACATCAGTTAAAAACACGGATCGTTTCTTTCCTTGATGAATGGGTCGGGAAAAATCTTGGTCAATCTATGCTTGTCATCACCCATGGAGGTCCGATTCGAGCTCTTTATTCAATGATTCATCATACGTCTTTTTATGATCTGAATGTTCGACCTGGAGCTCTTTTTTATCTGAATTGGCTAAACAAAGAAATGAGAGAAGTCGATGAAGGGGAAATTGAAGATGGCTAA
- a CDS encoding cobyric acid synthase — protein MAKAFMIVGTGSDVGKSRIVTALCRYFSQRNVSVAPFKAQNMALNSYITVDGKEIGRAQGLQADAAGIVASEHMNPILLKPSNPYASQVIVRGKPIAQMNFREYRETKHEELKKVVQESLAKLQAEYDLIIIEGAGSPVEMNLKDRDIVNMKVAEWANADVILVADIDRGGVFAQIVGTLQLLTEEERKRVKGIFINKFRGDLQLFQSGIEWIEKYTGIPVLAVFPFHPLPEWEEEDSVALQQKPKKKENADLDIVVVKYPYISNYTDFIPLELEEDVQIRYINDVKEFGNPHVVILPGTKNTMEDLQFLKRSGFQQKILDHVAQNRELVGICGGYQMLGEKLLDPELIESNVLSREGLAFFPMVTRFEKEKKTIRVKGETVHSKLPIFGYEIHMGMVEWTEKQEGMFLLENGTLEGFHHPNLPVWGTFIHGIFDSDHFRHEWLDRLREKYGLPPRKDRVSFSKRKEEMFANLEAWFIHSLRKEHIQFFDNDMIFQNI, from the coding sequence ATGGCTAAGGCTTTCATGATTGTGGGTACAGGTTCTGATGTCGGTAAAAGTAGGATTGTCACAGCGTTATGTCGTTACTTTTCGCAAAGAAATGTTTCTGTTGCTCCCTTTAAAGCGCAAAATATGGCCTTAAATTCCTATATCACAGTAGATGGGAAAGAAATAGGCCGAGCCCAAGGTTTGCAAGCCGATGCAGCTGGAATTGTTGCCTCAGAACATATGAATCCAATACTGCTTAAACCAAGCAATCCATATGCTTCACAAGTCATTGTTCGCGGCAAACCGATCGCTCAAATGAATTTTCGAGAATATCGAGAGACAAAACACGAAGAATTGAAAAAAGTGGTTCAGGAATCATTAGCGAAGCTACAAGCGGAGTACGATTTGATTATCATTGAAGGTGCAGGCAGTCCTGTTGAGATGAATTTAAAAGATCGGGACATTGTGAATATGAAGGTCGCCGAGTGGGCCAATGCAGATGTGATTTTGGTTGCTGATATTGATCGGGGGGGTGTTTTTGCCCAAATCGTAGGAACTCTGCAATTGTTAACAGAAGAAGAGCGAAAAAGGGTGAAAGGAATCTTTATTAATAAATTTCGTGGAGATCTTCAGTTATTTCAATCGGGAATCGAGTGGATTGAAAAGTACACAGGTATCCCAGTCCTTGCTGTTTTTCCCTTTCATCCATTACCAGAATGGGAAGAAGAGGATTCGGTGGCTTTACAGCAAAAACCAAAGAAAAAAGAAAACGCGGACTTAGACATCGTCGTTGTGAAGTACCCGTATATATCGAATTACACCGATTTTATTCCCTTAGAACTGGAAGAGGATGTCCAAATTCGCTATATAAACGATGTGAAAGAGTTTGGTAATCCCCATGTCGTGATTTTGCCAGGGACAAAAAATACAATGGAAGACCTTCAATTTTTAAAAAGATCTGGATTTCAACAAAAAATTTTGGATCATGTAGCACAAAATCGAGAATTAGTCGGCATATGTGGCGGATACCAAATGCTTGGTGAGAAATTGTTGGATCCAGAGTTGATCGAATCAAATGTTTTATCACGAGAAGGGCTTGCCTTTTTCCCAATGGTTACAAGATTTGAGAAGGAAAAGAAAACCATTCGGGTAAAAGGAGAAACGGTTCATTCTAAGCTACCTATTTTTGGTTATGAAATTCATATGGGGATGGTGGAATGGACTGAAAAACAAGAAGGAATGTTTTTATTAGAAAATGGAACTCTTGAAGGGTTTCATCATCCGAACTTGCCAGTTTGGGGAACTTTTATTCATGGAATCTTTGATTCCGATCATTTTCGACATGAGTGGTTAGATCGACTACGAGAGAAATATGGATTACCACCAAGAAAAGATAGAGTCTCTTTTTCCAAAAGAAAAGAAGAGATGTTTGCTAATTTAGAGGCGTGGTTCATCCATTCTCTTCGAAAAGAACATATTCAATTCTTTGATAACGATATGATTTTCCAAAATATATAA
- the cobU gene encoding bifunctional adenosylcobinamide kinase/adenosylcobinamide-phosphate guanylyltransferase, giving the protein MSYPQAKIILVTGGVRSGKSSFAQSLASQYERQVRYIATAEAKDEEMRRRILHHQKNRPTSWNVIEEPIWIDQYFAPNEKASADTVTLLDCVTVWVSNLLLQKDPMGKEMWESEKGLKKVEEQIERFIHALRETNHKAILVTNEVGFGGIEMNVLGRIYQDLLGWTNQKLAKVADQVYLVVAGIPMLIKDDEKGVMQKLGDL; this is encoded by the coding sequence TTGTCCTATCCTCAAGCTAAAATCATCTTGGTTACGGGCGGAGTAAGAAGTGGTAAGTCGAGTTTTGCTCAATCTCTTGCCAGCCAATATGAAAGACAGGTTCGTTATATTGCAACTGCCGAAGCTAAAGATGAAGAAATGAGAAGAAGAATTCTCCATCATCAAAAAAATCGCCCAACGTCTTGGAACGTTATCGAAGAGCCAATATGGATTGATCAATACTTTGCCCCAAATGAAAAGGCTTCAGCTGATACCGTCACTTTACTCGATTGTGTTACGGTGTGGGTTTCTAATCTTCTTTTGCAAAAAGATCCAATGGGAAAAGAAATGTGGGAATCGGAAAAAGGTTTAAAAAAAGTTGAAGAGCAAATCGAACGCTTTATTCATGCCCTCAGAGAAACGAACCACAAAGCGATCCTCGTCACGAATGAGGTGGGTTTTGGCGGGATTGAAATGAATGTTTTAGGCCGAATCTATCAGGATTTGCTAGGTTGGACCAATCAAAAATTAGCAAAGGTAGCGGACCAAGTTTATTTAGTGGTAGCGGGAATCCCAATGTTGATCAAAGACGATGAGAAAGGGGTGATGCAAAAATTAGGAGATTTATGA
- the cobS gene encoding adenosylcobinamide-GDP ribazoletransferase, producing the protein MNEIDSFWMAIQYFSRIPVPYAIHYDQERMKRSILFLPAVGWIIGFFLFLFYQMTADLFPRNFHSILLVSFLLWITGGLHADGWMDVFDGIGSSRDKEKMLAIMKDSRVGAMGVIGFVILFALKTSSLNSINSNFFMEVLLVSPLLARFGVVLAVFLFPYARKEGLGRMLKEALTLKNFLFTLLWILPLFWLTSYGIYMFLLITGFVFLFGVYFTKKLGGLTGDVYGWLIEGGETVLWLMFVLLSR; encoded by the coding sequence ATGAATGAAATTGATTCGTTTTGGATGGCAATCCAATATTTTAGCCGGATTCCGGTTCCATATGCCATACATTATGATCAAGAGAGGATGAAACGTTCGATTCTCTTCCTTCCAGCTGTCGGTTGGATCATTGGGTTTTTCCTTTTCCTCTTTTATCAAATGACGGCTGATTTGTTTCCTAGGAACTTCCATTCGATCCTATTGGTTTCTTTCCTTTTATGGATAACAGGAGGGTTACATGCAGATGGTTGGATGGATGTTTTTGATGGGATTGGGAGTAGCCGAGATAAAGAAAAAATGCTTGCGATTATGAAAGATAGCCGTGTTGGGGCAATGGGGGTAATCGGATTTGTTATTTTATTTGCGTTAAAAACGTCGAGTTTGAATAGTATCAATTCTAACTTTTTTATGGAGGTTCTCCTTGTTTCCCCTTTACTAGCTCGCTTTGGTGTCGTATTGGCAGTTTTTCTCTTTCCCTATGCGCGAAAGGAAGGGTTGGGAAGGATGCTAAAAGAAGCCCTAACTCTTAAAAACTTCTTATTTACTTTGTTATGGATTCTGCCATTATTTTGGCTGACCTCTTATGGGATATATATGTTTCTCCTTATTACGGGGTTTGTCTTTCTATTTGGCGTATATTTTACAAAAAAATTAGGGGGATTAACAGGGGATGTATATGGGTGGTTAATCGAAGGCGGAGAAACGGTGCTTTGGCTCATGTTTGTTCTGTTATCGAGGTGA